From Camelina sativa cultivar DH55 chromosome 7, Cs, whole genome shotgun sequence, one genomic window encodes:
- the LOC104701801 gene encoding uncharacterized protein slp1-like codes for MQRSRRALLVRRRVSETSSNNNNGRNRFYKVSLSLVFLIWGLVFLSTLWISHVDGDKGRSLVDSVEKGKPDDDKANETGKPVDAPSLASASVHSTPDLSSVGGKAAAGEIIILKQTKEDDTTAGNVTENKDSKFVKPSQISNSTATGQGNDSETSASKLDQLSRAVPLGLDEFKSRTSNSKDKSLSGQVSGVIHRMEPGGKEYNYAAASKGAKVLASNKEAKGPSSIITRDKDKYLRNPCSTEGKFVVIELSEETLVNTIKIANFEHYSSNLKEFEILGTLVYPTETWTHLGNFTALNMKHEQNFTLVDPQWVRYLKLNFLSHYGSEFYCTLSLLEVYGVDAVERMLEDLISIQDKNILKPQGDTEQKEKKPVQATESSESDENRSKQKEKEQETSPEVAVVKAAVSTERKKLQDPVEEIKHQPGSRMPGDTVLKILMQKIRSLDVSLSVLESYLEERSSSYGKIFKEMDLEASKREKEVETMRLEVAGMKERDENTKKEAMEMKEWRMRVEAELEKAENEKEKVKERLEHVLERMEWMEKKGVVVFTICVGFGVIAVAAVVLGKGIGRAEKPGLAWLLLLISSTFVMFILSL; via the exons ATGCAAAGATCAAGGAGAGCTCTTCTGGTTAGAAGAAGAGTTTCTGAGACTagttctaataataataatggaagGAATCGCTTCTACAAAGTTTCATTGTCTCTTGTTTTTCTCATATGGGGGCTTGTCTTCTTATCTACATTGTGGATCAGTCATGTTGATGGTGACAAAG GTAGGTCTTTAGTGGATTCTGTGGAAAAAGGTAAACCAGATGATGATAAGGCAAATGAGACAGGTAAGCCTGTTGATGCACCATCACTAGCGTCTGCCTCTGTCCACTCTACTCCTGATTTGAGTTCGGTCGGCGGTAAAGCCGCAGCCGGAGAAATCATCATAttgaagcaaacaaaagaagatgacACAACTGCTGGAAATGTTACAGAAAATAAAGACAGTAAGTTTGTGAAGCCAAGTCAGATAAGTAATAGCACAGCCACAGGTCAAGGGAATGATAGTGAGACGAGTGCTTCAAAGCTTGATCAGCTATCTCGTGCAGTCCCGCTTGGCCTTGATGAGTTCAAGAGCAGGACGTCAAATTCTAAAGACAAATCTTTGTCAGGCCAAGTCAGCGGCGTGATTCACAGGATGGAACCTGGTGGCAAAGAGTACAACTACGCAGCTGCTTCAAAAGGTGCAAAGGTCCTAGCTTCTAACAAGGAAGCAAAAGGACCTTCAAGCATCATAACCCGGGACAAAGACAAGTATCTCCGAAACCCGTGTTCTACTGAAGGCAAATTCGTTGTCATAGAGCTCTCAGAAGAAACGTTGGTGAACACAATCAAGATTGCAAATTTCGAGCATTACTCTTCCAACCTGAAGGAATTTGAGATCCTAGGCACCTTGGTTTATCCGACTGAGACCTGGACTCATCTAGGGAACTTCACGGCTTTAAACATGAAGCATGAGCAGAACTTTACACTCGTGGATCCTCAATGGGTGAGATATCTAAAGCTAAATTTCCTAAGCCATTACGGTTCAGAATTCTACTGCACCTTGAGTTTACTAGAAGTCTACGGAGTAGACGCTGTGGAGAGAATGCTGGAGGATTTGATATCTATCCAAGACAAAAACATACTGAAACCACAAGGAGACACTGAGCAGAAAGAGAAGAAGCCAGTACAAGCGACAGAGTCCTCTGAAAGCGATGAAAACAGGAGTAAACAGAAGGAGAAGGAACAAGAAACCTCACCAGAGGTTGCAGTTGTGAAAGCTGCAGTATCAACTGAGAGAAAAAAGCTGCAAGATCCTGTGGAAGAGATAAAACATCAACCAGGAAGCAGAATGCCAGGGGACACGGTCCTGAAGATACTGATGCAGAAGATCCGGTCGCTTGACGTGAGCTTATCAGTGCTTGAGAGTTACTTGGAGGAACGGAGCTCAAGTTACGGGAAGATATTCAAGGAGATGGACCTTGAGGCGAgcaagagagagaaggaggtgGAGACTATGAGACTGGAGGTAGCGGGAATGAAGGAGAGGGACGAGAATACGAAGAAGGAGGCGATGGAGATGAAGGAGTGGCGGATGAGAGTGGAGGCAGAGCTAGAGAAGGctgagaatgagaaagagaaagtgaaggAGAGGTTAGAGCATGTGTTGGAAAGAATGGAGTGGATGGAGAAGAAAGGTGTGGTTGTGTTCACAATCTGTGTTGGGTTTGGGGTTATAGCAGTTGCAGCCGTGGTGCTCGGTAAGGGGATAGGTCGAGCAGAGAAGCCAGGCTTGGCTTGGCTACTGTTATTGATAAGCTCGACATTTGTTATGTTCATTTTGTCTCTTTGA